A portion of the Stigmatella aurantiaca DW4/3-1 genome contains these proteins:
- a CDS encoding DUSAM domain-containing protein: protein MTDKFGSELIDELEAHVLEDGEPLVLSDEVRALLRRSAEQVALSPGDADEALRSVPTATTLLQEISRRFKEGSKRLFEAQVKASDLRDAGDLDGACRELEGVLSVEVVPLYRQRAADSLHALMRLKSVAASGQIDPTLRDRSQLPILLHRVQQGHPLDLNEGMRAFLRRAAADVGMSEDETEPALASPESAGALLGQIMGRLRDASGRLESAMYRMTERRDAGDLEGARQQIRDWLAVEVVPRFRRAAEEQLAGLDEPPPAP from the coding sequence ATGACGGACAAGTTCGGCTCAGAACTGATCGACGAGTTGGAGGCGCATGTTTTGGAAGACGGGGAACCGCTCGTACTGTCGGACGAGGTACGTGCACTCTTGCGACGTTCCGCTGAGCAGGTAGCGCTCTCTCCCGGTGACGCAGACGAAGCCCTCCGGAGCGTTCCCACCGCCACGACTCTGCTCCAAGAGATCAGCAGGCGCTTCAAGGAGGGCTCCAAGCGGCTCTTCGAGGCTCAAGTCAAAGCCTCAGACCTCCGGGATGCTGGGGACTTGGATGGCGCGTGCAGGGAGTTGGAGGGTGTGCTCTCAGTTGAGGTCGTACCGCTCTACCGCCAACGTGCGGCAGACTCTCTTCACGCGCTGATGCGGCTCAAGTCGGTTGCGGCCAGCGGGCAGATTGACCCAACGCTACGTGATCGCTCGCAGCTTCCCATCCTCCTCCACCGCGTCCAGCAAGGGCATCCTCTCGACCTCAACGAGGGGATGCGCGCCTTCCTGCGAAGGGCCGCCGCTGACGTGGGCATGAGCGAGGACGAGACGGAACCGGCGCTAGCCAGTCCTGAGAGTGCCGGGGCGCTTCTCGGGCAGATCATGGGGCGACTCCGTGATGCCTCAGGCCGGCTTGAGAGCGCCATGTACCGGATGACGGAACGCCGGGACGCGGGAGATCTCGAAGGGGCACGCCAGCAGATCCGCGACTGGCTCGCTGTGGAGGTCGTCCCGAGGTTCCGCCGTGCCGCCGAGGAGCAGCTAGCGGGCCTGGACGAGCCGCCCCCAGCACCGTAG
- a CDS encoding FadR/GntR family transcriptional regulator, whose translation MEWVGLVGRVEQDLERMISQGLLPQDGLLPSENTLAKHYGLSRSTVREALKRLAARALIEQHPGRRSRALPWEGAVTLENLAVVLEGPGPAQPERRKLLEGFLALKRETAVELLAACCQQASARDLDTLAGLCFELAEEARWGEHPERWAELEFALLRQAARAVDRPGQALLLQSLERSYRGMARRLRPHLNAQATRQWALCALHALAAKDEQSLRRELPALLQASDAHLLAGLPPLQEPRGSSMPPLCADTAPSHPTLEHGDATQRLSEANGPNQSACPTGLSQRPPTGGPPSEAPSSDLRTLLVDGAPGADMSQGQEASRRVPPGLQERPSQALSGSGTGGEFLGRQSGHLLLDGTKENEPGGACTTVFGDTDT comes from the coding sequence ATGGAATGGGTGGGGCTGGTCGGACGAGTGGAGCAGGACCTGGAGCGGATGATTTCGCAAGGCCTGCTGCCCCAGGATGGATTGCTTCCCTCAGAAAACACTCTGGCCAAGCACTACGGACTTTCACGCAGCACCGTCCGTGAAGCACTGAAGCGACTGGCCGCCAGAGCGTTGATTGAGCAGCACCCGGGCCGCCGCAGCCGAGCCCTCCCCTGGGAGGGGGCGGTGACCCTGGAGAACCTGGCGGTGGTGCTGGAGGGCCCGGGCCCCGCTCAACCGGAGAGACGCAAGCTTCTGGAAGGCTTTCTGGCCCTCAAGCGAGAGACGGCAGTGGAACTGCTGGCGGCGTGTTGCCAGCAGGCCTCTGCCAGGGACTTGGACACGCTGGCAGGCCTGTGCTTCGAGTTGGCGGAGGAGGCCCGCTGGGGCGAACACCCCGAGAGGTGGGCGGAACTGGAGTTCGCGTTGCTGAGACAGGCAGCTCGCGCGGTGGACCGTCCCGGACAGGCGCTGCTGCTGCAATCACTGGAGCGCTCGTACCGGGGAATGGCTCGGCGACTGAGGCCGCACCTGAATGCGCAGGCTACTCGGCAGTGGGCACTCTGTGCGCTGCACGCCTTGGCAGCCAAGGACGAGCAGTCGCTGCGTCGGGAACTGCCCGCCTTGCTCCAGGCGAGCGATGCGCACCTGCTCGCAGGCCTCCCACCCCTGCAGGAGCCAAGGGGGTCGTCAATGCCTCCACTCTGCGCAGACACAGCCCCCTCTCACCCCACCCTGGAGCATGGGGACGCCACGCAGAGGCTGTCGGAGGCGAACGGTCCCAACCAGTCTGCTTGTCCTACAGGTTTGAGCCAACGGCCGCCCACGGGGGGCCCCCCATCCGAGGCTCCCTCCTCGGACTTACGCACCCTTCTGGTAGACGGGGCTCCCGGCGCGGATATGTCTCAGGGCCAGGAAGCGTCGCGAAGGGTTCCGCCTGGCCTCCAGGAGCGACCGTCCCAGGCTCTGAGTGGCTCGGGCACTGGGGGTGAGTTCTTGGGCAGGCAGAGCGGACACCTCCTCCTGGATGGAACGAAGGAGAACGAACCAGGTGGAGCGTGTACGACTGTCTTTGGAGACACGGACACTTGA
- a CDS encoding helix-turn-helix transcriptional regulator, producing the protein MATRKSPHSHGRSEVRTRKDLAPAIRRALKRLGSRLRDLRVERGLSQEEAAEVMGIHPKSMPRLESGSTNPTVATLVAASVAYKVPLRDLFPGGEEEDDSQ; encoded by the coding sequence GTGGCCACACGAAAGTCACCCCACTCCCACGGGCGTTCCGAAGTCCGGACACGGAAGGACTTGGCACCTGCCATCAGGCGAGCGTTGAAGCGCCTTGGCAGCCGTCTCCGCGATCTCCGGGTAGAGCGGGGGCTCTCCCAGGAAGAGGCTGCAGAGGTCATGGGGATTCACCCCAAGTCCATGCCGCGTCTAGAGAGCGGAAGTACAAACCCCACAGTGGCCACGCTCGTAGCTGCGTCCGTGGCCTACAAGGTGCCACTCCGTGACCTGTTTCCAGGGGGCGAGGAAGAGGACGACAGCCAGTGA
- a CDS encoding IS701 family transposase yields the protein MGLPRTFLQLLAAMGASMTLPSLLSLATVVQGWVFAGRRTLTGVLVAAADSTSKHFSAYYRLFATARWSLDQVGLALVRLALPLLGEGPVPLDDTLARKRGLKVFGAGMHHDPLASSRRYAVTSWGHSWVGLAVRVQVPCCPGRFFSLPVLFRLSLNQKAAARWHLKYRTRPEWAVELLQCLCTALTEYRFRVAADSTYGGQSVLGHLPDNCDLLSRLPLDARLFAPPPAHKPGTQGRPRKRGMRLPSPRQMLAQQRARRVTLHLYGRQDTVRLVETVSAEQVLAEYAGRWSIEEAFQGSKSHLGFEEPQGWSRLAVRRTAPLAMLLYSLTVLWFAQHGHRLYTPVARPWYRHKVRPSFADMLATLRLACLKPALSATPASHQGRQNLLVLLPDTLQVAAAGAS from the coding sequence ATGGGACTGCCAAGGACGTTTCTTCAACTGCTGGCCGCAATGGGAGCCAGCATGACGCTGCCGAGCTTGCTCTCGCTGGCAACAGTGGTGCAGGGCTGGGTGTTCGCCGGACGGCGGACCCTCACCGGGGTGTTGGTGGCTGCCGCAGATAGCACCTCGAAGCACTTCTCGGCCTACTACCGGTTGTTTGCTACGGCGCGCTGGAGCTTGGACCAGGTGGGGTTGGCGTTGGTGCGCTTGGCGCTGCCACTGCTGGGCGAAGGGCCGGTGCCGTTGGATGACACGCTGGCGCGCAAGCGGGGCCTGAAGGTGTTCGGCGCGGGCATGCACCATGACCCGTTGGCCAGCAGCCGCCGGTATGCCGTGACGAGCTGGGGGCATAGCTGGGTGGGGCTGGCCGTACGGGTGCAGGTACCCTGTTGTCCCGGCCGATTCTTCAGCCTGCCGGTGCTCTTCCGGCTCTCCCTCAACCAGAAGGCCGCCGCTCGATGGCACCTCAAGTACCGCACACGGCCGGAGTGGGCGGTGGAACTGCTCCAGTGCCTCTGCACGGCGTTGACGGAGTACCGCTTTCGCGTCGCGGCGGACTCCACCTATGGAGGCCAGAGCGTCCTGGGCCACCTGCCTGACAACTGTGATTTGCTCAGCCGCCTGCCTTTGGATGCGCGCTTGTTCGCCCCACCTCCTGCTCACAAGCCGGGAACCCAGGGGCGGCCTCGCAAGCGAGGCATGCGCTTACCCTCTCCGCGACAAATGCTGGCGCAGCAGCGCGCCCGACGGGTGACGCTCCACCTCTACGGACGACAGGACACGGTCCGTTTGGTGGAAACCGTGTCCGCTGAGCAGGTGCTGGCCGAGTACGCAGGCCGCTGGTCCATTGAAGAAGCTTTCCAAGGCAGCAAGAGTCACTTGGGCTTCGAGGAGCCCCAGGGCTGGAGCCGCTTGGCGGTCCGCCGGACTGCTCCCTTGGCCATGCTGCTTTACAGTCTCACAGTGCTGTGGTTTGCCCAGCACGGCCATCGGCTCTACACACCCGTGGCTCGCCCCTGGTACCGCCACAAGGTCCGTCCTTCCTTTGCCGACATGCTCGCCACGCTTCGTCTGGCTTGTTTGAAGCCTGCACTTTCGGCGACCCCGGCTTCCCACCAGGGGCGTCAAAACCTCCTGGTCCTGCTCCCCGATACTCTTCAGGTTGCTGCGGCTGGGGCCTCCTAA
- a CDS encoding SDR family NAD(P)-dependent oxidoreductase: MASVEQKVSVEQKKIRPLAVVTGASSGIGYELARQFVQNGFDVLIAAEDDGITEAARSLVGGGRVESVKVDLARYEGVEALYAKIQSLGRPVDAIAINAGVGVGGDFARQTRLEDELNLISLNVTSSVHLAKRVSKDMAQRRSGRILFTSSIAALMPAPFEAVYGASKAFIQSFSESLRNELADVGVTVTALLPGPTETNFFHRAGMDDTRVGQQEKDDAGEVARQGFEALMAGKDKVVAGSLKNRAMAAAVQVIPDTASAQLHRKLSEPGSGTKNK, encoded by the coding sequence ATGGCTTCGGTAGAGCAAAAGGTTTCGGTGGAGCAGAAGAAGATCCGGCCGCTTGCCGTCGTGACCGGCGCTTCCAGTGGCATCGGCTATGAGCTGGCCCGGCAGTTCGTCCAGAACGGATTCGACGTGCTGATCGCCGCCGAGGATGACGGAATCACGGAGGCCGCCCGGTCGCTTGTGGGCGGCGGGCGCGTCGAGAGTGTGAAGGTGGATCTGGCCCGCTATGAAGGGGTCGAGGCGCTCTACGCGAAGATCCAGTCGCTCGGCCGCCCGGTCGATGCCATCGCGATCAACGCGGGGGTCGGCGTCGGCGGCGATTTCGCGCGCCAGACCCGGCTGGAGGACGAACTCAACCTCATCAGCCTGAACGTCACCTCGTCGGTCCACCTGGCGAAGCGGGTGTCGAAGGACATGGCCCAGCGGCGCAGCGGCCGGATCCTCTTCACCTCGTCGATCGCGGCGCTCATGCCCGCCCCCTTCGAGGCGGTGTACGGCGCCTCGAAGGCCTTCATTCAGTCGTTCTCGGAGTCCCTGCGCAATGAGCTCGCCGACGTGGGCGTCACCGTCACCGCCCTGCTGCCGGGCCCCACCGAGACGAACTTCTTCCACCGGGCGGGCATGGACGACACCCGGGTGGGCCAGCAGGAGAAGGACGACGCGGGCGAAGTCGCGCGCCAGGGCTTCGAGGCGCTGATGGCGGGCAAGGACAAGGTCGTCGCCGGCTCGCTCAAGAACCGCGCCATGGCGGCCGCCGTGCAGGTGATTCCGGACACGGCCTCGGCCCAGTTGCACCGGAAGCTCTCCGAGCCGGGATCCGGCACGAAGAACAAGTAG
- a CDS encoding ATP-binding protein: MPVQEPPLPIRPETHPLRGGGECGALMRHVDWSKTAIGPVDQWPQSLRTAVGILLNSNYPLYIAWGPQYVQLYNDAYRPICGATKHPAALGQEAQVTWPEVWHLLGPGFDKIRSTGEANWVENLMMPLDRNGFVEECYFTYSHSPILDETGGVGGIFAALTETTEQVLDARRLCTLKDLSANTADMKSAQAACEMAARVLSQNPHDVPFALLYLVAEDGHSVRLAGATGLQPGSAPAPAFIDLRGTDPWNLREVMRAGTGVRLEGLAGRMGPLPGGPWPEPATTALALPLALAGRSQPSGAVILGASPRCALDDKYESFLKLVGAQAATAVQSARAFEEEKQRAEALAKLDQAKTAFFSNISHEFRTPLTLMLGPVEEGLQDTGEPLPPRQRDRQLMVHRNGLRLLKLVNTLLDFSRIEAGRVKARYQPTDLSAFTADLASAFRSLMEKAGLSLQVDCPWLAAPVYVDREMYEKVVLNLLSNAFKFTFVGGVRVSLRAEADRAVLTVADSGTGIPEAELPHVFERFHRVEGARGRSYEGSGIGLALIQELVRLHGGTLSVESAVGQGSRFTVTLPLGMAHLPAEQVMTTAAPATTGHGVAPFVEEAALWVEELPSAVVPAASALGVPASPSGLTSPGESARILLADDNADIRGYVTQLLTAQGWTVETVPDGEAALARAQAHPPHLVLTDVMMPRLDGFGLLRALKAHEKTQHVPVILLSARAGEEATVEGMQQGADDYLVKPFSAKELVSRVAARLEIARARSEAALAQERLHAQFMQAPIAMSVVRGPRFVYELANPLYLELLGRQGQALTGKSVREALPELPEDAPVLKMLEDVFTQGKPFMAEEYCVPLDRKGTGQPEDVYFKFTCQPVRGADGQVTDIITVAVDVTEQVLARRRSEALAEQLKLADQRKDEFLAMLAHELRNPMAAISLALSMLERSEGDTAKLARHRETARRQMGNLVRLVDDLLDVSRITRGKMELRKETVDLAVLVQNALAVTRPLIEARGHTLSVALIPGPFQMTADATRLEQVVVNLLTNAAKYTEPGGRLSVSLSREGLNGTRQAVLRVKDTGRGIPRDMLGRVFELFVQVAPSLDRSTGGLGLGLTLVKRLVEMHGGHAEAFSQGPGQGSEFTVRLPLAMPPEAHEASEGAPPQAPAAFRKQRILLVEDSADIRDSLSDFLEELGHEVAAARDGVEGVEQLLALRPDVALIDVGLPGIDGYEVARRVRAAPGGEQLYLVALTGYGGPEARAKAKRAGFDLHLTKPINIDELPQVVAPPAPAPGADGPPGSGLASTAWDTAATATKRTRR, translated from the coding sequence ATGCCTGTCCAGGAACCGCCCCTGCCGATTCGCCCCGAGACCCATCCCCTGCGCGGCGGCGGCGAATGCGGCGCCCTGATGCGTCACGTGGACTGGTCGAAGACGGCCATCGGGCCGGTGGACCAATGGCCCCAGTCGCTGCGCACGGCGGTGGGCATCCTGCTCAATTCCAACTACCCCCTCTACATCGCCTGGGGCCCCCAATACGTGCAGCTGTACAACGACGCCTACCGTCCCATCTGCGGGGCCACGAAGCATCCGGCGGCCCTGGGCCAGGAGGCGCAAGTGACCTGGCCCGAGGTGTGGCACCTGCTCGGCCCCGGCTTCGACAAGATCCGGTCCACCGGCGAGGCCAACTGGGTCGAGAACCTCATGATGCCGCTCGACCGCAACGGCTTCGTCGAGGAGTGCTACTTCACCTACAGCCACAGCCCCATCCTGGATGAGACCGGAGGGGTGGGCGGCATCTTCGCGGCCCTCACGGAGACCACCGAGCAGGTGCTCGACGCGCGTCGGCTGTGCACCCTCAAGGACTTGAGCGCGAACACCGCCGACATGAAGTCGGCCCAGGCCGCCTGCGAGATGGCCGCTCGCGTCCTGTCCCAGAACCCCCACGATGTGCCTTTCGCGCTGCTCTACCTCGTGGCGGAGGACGGCCACTCGGTCCGCCTCGCTGGCGCCACGGGCCTTCAGCCTGGCAGCGCGCCCGCGCCCGCCTTCATCGACCTGCGGGGGACAGACCCCTGGAACCTCCGCGAGGTGATGCGCGCGGGGACAGGGGTGCGGCTCGAAGGGCTCGCGGGGCGGATGGGGCCCCTGCCGGGCGGCCCCTGGCCGGAGCCGGCCACCACGGCGCTGGCGCTGCCCCTCGCGCTGGCAGGGCGCTCCCAGCCGTCCGGGGCCGTCATCCTGGGCGCGAGCCCCCGCTGCGCGCTGGATGACAAATACGAGAGCTTCCTCAAGCTGGTGGGCGCGCAAGCCGCCACCGCCGTGCAGAGCGCCCGCGCCTTCGAGGAGGAGAAGCAGCGGGCCGAGGCGCTGGCGAAGCTGGATCAGGCGAAGACGGCCTTCTTCAGCAACATCTCCCACGAGTTCCGCACGCCCCTCACGCTCATGCTGGGCCCCGTCGAGGAGGGCCTTCAGGACACCGGGGAGCCCCTGCCCCCCCGGCAGCGCGACCGGCAGCTGATGGTCCACCGCAATGGGCTCCGGCTGCTCAAGCTCGTCAACACACTGCTCGACTTCAGCCGCATCGAGGCGGGGCGTGTGAAGGCGCGCTATCAACCCACGGACCTGAGCGCCTTCACCGCGGACCTGGCCAGCGCCTTCCGCTCCTTGATGGAGAAGGCGGGCCTCTCCCTTCAGGTGGACTGCCCCTGGCTGGCGGCTCCGGTCTACGTGGACCGGGAGATGTACGAGAAGGTTGTCCTCAACCTCCTGTCCAACGCGTTCAAGTTCACCTTCGTGGGGGGCGTCCGGGTGTCCCTGAGGGCGGAAGCCGACCGCGCGGTGCTGACGGTCGCGGACTCGGGCACGGGCATCCCCGAGGCGGAGCTGCCGCATGTGTTCGAGCGCTTCCACCGGGTCGAGGGCGCCAGGGGCCGCAGTTACGAGGGCAGCGGCATCGGGCTGGCCTTGATTCAAGAGCTGGTCCGGCTCCATGGCGGCACCCTCTCGGTGGAGAGCGCCGTCGGCCAGGGAAGCCGCTTCACGGTGACGCTGCCCCTGGGCATGGCGCACCTGCCCGCCGAGCAGGTCATGACCACCGCCGCCCCCGCCACCACCGGGCACGGCGTGGCGCCGTTCGTGGAGGAAGCGGCGCTCTGGGTGGAGGAGCTTCCGTCCGCTGTCGTCCCGGCGGCAAGCGCCCTGGGCGTCCCCGCCTCCCCCTCGGGCCTGACAAGCCCCGGGGAGTCCGCCCGCATCCTCCTGGCGGACGACAACGCGGACATCCGCGGGTATGTGACGCAGCTGCTCACCGCCCAGGGCTGGACGGTGGAGACCGTCCCGGATGGCGAGGCCGCGCTCGCCCGGGCGCAGGCACATCCCCCTCACCTGGTGTTGACGGATGTGATGATGCCGCGCCTGGACGGCTTCGGGCTCCTCCGGGCGCTGAAGGCCCATGAGAAGACACAGCACGTGCCGGTCATCCTGCTCTCGGCGCGCGCGGGCGAAGAGGCCACCGTGGAGGGCATGCAGCAAGGGGCGGACGACTACCTCGTGAAGCCCTTCTCCGCGAAGGAGCTGGTCTCCCGGGTCGCCGCGCGGCTGGAGATCGCTCGTGCTCGCTCCGAGGCCGCCCTCGCCCAGGAGCGGCTGCACGCGCAGTTCATGCAAGCGCCCATCGCGATGTCCGTCGTCCGAGGCCCCCGGTTCGTCTACGAGCTGGCCAACCCCCTGTACCTGGAGCTGTTGGGCCGCCAGGGCCAAGCGCTCACCGGCAAGTCCGTGCGCGAAGCCCTGCCCGAGCTGCCGGAGGATGCCCCGGTGCTGAAGATGCTGGAGGACGTCTTCACCCAGGGCAAGCCCTTCATGGCCGAGGAGTACTGCGTGCCCCTCGACCGGAAGGGCACCGGCCAACCCGAGGACGTGTACTTCAAGTTCACCTGTCAGCCGGTGCGCGGCGCGGACGGCCAGGTGACCGACATCATCACCGTGGCCGTGGACGTCACGGAGCAAGTCCTGGCGCGCCGACGGAGCGAGGCGCTCGCGGAGCAGCTGAAGCTCGCGGACCAGCGCAAGGACGAGTTTCTGGCCATGCTCGCCCACGAGCTGCGCAACCCCATGGCCGCCATCAGCCTGGCGCTGTCCATGCTCGAGCGCTCAGAGGGGGACACCGCCAAGCTGGCCCGGCACCGGGAGACGGCCCGGCGGCAGATGGGCAACCTGGTGCGCCTCGTGGATGACCTGCTGGATGTCTCGCGCATCACGCGCGGCAAGATGGAGCTGCGCAAGGAGACGGTGGATCTCGCCGTCCTCGTGCAGAACGCCCTCGCCGTCACCCGGCCCCTCATCGAGGCCCGCGGGCACACGCTGTCCGTGGCGCTCATCCCCGGACCCTTCCAGATGACCGCGGACGCCACGCGGCTGGAGCAGGTGGTGGTGAACCTCCTGACCAACGCGGCGAAGTACACCGAGCCCGGCGGCAGGCTCTCGGTGAGCCTGTCCCGCGAAGGGCTGAACGGCACCCGCCAAGCCGTCCTGCGCGTGAAGGACACCGGCCGGGGCATCCCCCGCGACATGCTCGGCAGGGTGTTCGAGCTCTTCGTCCAGGTGGCGCCCTCCCTCGACCGGAGCACTGGAGGGCTGGGCCTGGGCCTCACGCTGGTGAAGCGCCTCGTCGAGATGCACGGCGGCCATGCCGAGGCCTTCAGCCAGGGGCCGGGCCAGGGCAGCGAGTTCACCGTCCGGCTGCCGCTGGCCATGCCCCCCGAGGCGCACGAGGCGTCCGAGGGCGCCCCCCCGCAGGCCCCCGCCGCGTTCCGCAAGCAGCGCATCCTGCTGGTGGAGGACTCAGCGGACATCCGCGACAGCTTGAGCGATTTCCTGGAGGAACTGGGGCACGAGGTGGCCGCGGCCAGGGACGGTGTGGAAGGGGTGGAGCAGCTCCTGGCGCTGCGCCCCGACGTGGCCCTCATCGACGTGGGCCTGCCGGGCATCGATGGCTACGAGGTGGCCCGCCGGGTCCGCGCGGCGCCGGGCGGGGAGCAGCTCTACCTCGTGGCGCTCACCGGCTACGGAGGGCCCGAGGCCAGGGCCAAGGCGAAGCGCGCGGGCTTCGACCTGCACCTCACCAAGCCGATCAACATCGATGAATTGCCGCAGGTCGTGGCTCCACCGGCCCCCGCCCCCGGGGCTGACGGGCCCCCTGGCTCCGGGCTAGCCTCCACCGCATGGGATACGGCAGCTACAGCTACGAAGCGCACGAGGCGATGA
- a CDS encoding phospholipase D-like domain-containing protein: MSSHFPAVRSRTVPLKTRTLWWQLGALSLALSAMAGTGCEPSPREHVLDDVDVGRVEAGVSTASGTLGGKAVWAYFNNPPAFGGVDPTITQEVKRLIDQTPAGATIRAAIHSVSNTGIADALLAAQSRGVTVYVVMDAKNASTGYAAVETLKQLANAKFCTNASGGGGCISTSAAGNMHTKLFTFSQTRDPNGVLCPAVSWISSANLTGASGTEAFNNAVVIYDASTLYDGLNANFTDMWNRKHYSGNDYYDSASGRGYYMANPADAYASPEGVGETDTIVTRLNDITPDANCRIRIGMSFVTTGRPALLSQIKSMKAGGCSVWMVVSGNATEGIDMAPSVYNELLGAGVAIRRKDKVHDKFFAIYGKFGTAYHYRIYTGSQNWSQDALNENEELFVKLAPESGTVHPIYDAYVGHFNDAYNSGVTCTKTNYPCK; this comes from the coding sequence ATGTCGAGCCATTTCCCCGCGGTTCGCTCCCGTACCGTACCGCTGAAGACAAGAACGCTCTGGTGGCAGTTGGGTGCACTGAGCCTGGCCCTCAGCGCGATGGCTGGCACGGGGTGCGAGCCTTCTCCTCGAGAGCATGTGCTCGACGACGTGGATGTGGGCAGGGTCGAGGCAGGGGTGAGCACCGCGTCTGGGACACTCGGGGGCAAAGCGGTCTGGGCGTACTTCAACAACCCGCCCGCGTTCGGAGGGGTGGATCCGACCATTACCCAAGAGGTGAAACGCCTCATCGACCAGACGCCCGCGGGGGCGACGATCCGCGCGGCCATCCACTCGGTGAGCAACACGGGCATTGCCGACGCACTCCTGGCGGCGCAGAGCCGAGGCGTCACGGTGTACGTCGTCATGGACGCGAAGAACGCGAGCACCGGCTACGCCGCGGTGGAGACGCTCAAGCAACTGGCCAACGCCAAGTTTTGTACCAATGCGAGCGGAGGGGGCGGCTGTATCAGCACCAGCGCCGCGGGCAACATGCACACGAAGCTGTTCACCTTCAGCCAGACCCGGGACCCCAATGGGGTGCTGTGCCCGGCCGTGTCGTGGATCAGCTCGGCGAACCTGACGGGCGCGAGCGGCACGGAGGCGTTCAACAACGCCGTGGTCATCTACGATGCCAGCACGCTGTACGACGGACTGAACGCGAACTTCACGGACATGTGGAACCGGAAGCACTACTCCGGAAATGACTACTACGACTCGGCGTCCGGCCGGGGCTACTACATGGCCAACCCGGCGGACGCCTACGCGTCTCCGGAGGGGGTGGGGGAGACGGACACCATCGTCACCCGGCTGAACGACATCACGCCGGATGCGAACTGCCGGATCCGCATCGGCATGTCCTTCGTCACGACGGGGCGGCCCGCGTTGCTCTCACAGATCAAGAGCATGAAGGCGGGGGGCTGCTCGGTCTGGATGGTGGTGAGTGGAAACGCCACCGAGGGCATCGACATGGCCCCATCGGTCTACAACGAGCTGCTCGGCGCTGGGGTGGCGATCCGCAGGAAGGACAAGGTCCACGACAAGTTCTTCGCCATCTACGGGAAGTTCGGGACGGCCTATCACTACCGGATCTACACGGGGTCCCAGAACTGGTCCCAGGATGCCCTCAACGAGAACGAGGAGCTCTTCGTGAAGCTGGCCCCCGAGTCGGGGACGGTGCACCCGATCTACGACGCGTACGTGGGCCACTTCAACGACGCGTACAACAGCGGCGTGACCTGCACCAAGACCAACTATCCCTGCAAATAG